In Gemmatimonadales bacterium, a genomic segment contains:
- a CDS encoding 4Fe-4S dicluster domain-containing protein → MDNEIYRLPRERLDGLIERLGRDYRVVGPVKHGGTWAWTDVRPGMPLALDYPTTMLPPRQFFAPPRETLFHYRRGGDGRFVFDEPGTERPVALVGVHGCDLTALRVLRAFHESSCRDRLVPGRLDRSFVVGLACWTPCLPESFCRDMGSLENESPASLYLWDVGSVFLARVQSARGREVLKDVTALEAATPEELVALRKRLRARPEAFPAQLQFAPERLATSLKAAESDILWEATADRCLSCGRCNLVCPTCTCFDVSDRASLGGGDGTRTRAWTGCQVPGFSRVAGGHDFRPTRAQQLRYRIFRKGKYMPERYGIVGCTGCGRCATHCPTRISIRDIFVQVGRAP, encoded by the coding sequence ATGGACAACGAGATCTACCGGCTCCCGCGGGAGCGGCTGGATGGCCTGATCGAGCGGCTGGGGCGCGACTACCGGGTCGTGGGGCCCGTGAAGCACGGGGGGACGTGGGCCTGGACGGACGTTCGACCCGGCATGCCGCTCGCGCTCGACTATCCCACGACCATGCTGCCGCCCCGCCAGTTCTTCGCCCCGCCCCGCGAGACGCTGTTCCACTACCGCCGGGGTGGTGACGGGCGCTTCGTCTTCGACGAGCCCGGGACCGAGCGGCCGGTCGCGCTCGTCGGCGTGCACGGCTGTGACCTCACGGCCCTCCGGGTGCTGCGCGCCTTCCACGAGTCCAGCTGCCGCGACCGGCTGGTGCCGGGGCGGCTCGACCGCTCCTTCGTCGTCGGTCTCGCCTGCTGGACGCCGTGCCTCCCGGAATCGTTCTGCCGCGACATGGGCAGCCTCGAGAACGAGAGTCCCGCGTCGCTGTACCTGTGGGACGTCGGGAGCGTGTTCCTCGCACGGGTCCAGTCGGCCCGCGGCCGCGAGGTCCTCAAGGACGTGACGGCGCTCGAAGCGGCGACGCCGGAGGAGCTGGTGGCGCTGCGCAAGCGGCTCCGCGCCAGGCCCGAGGCGTTCCCCGCGCAGCTGCAGTTCGCGCCGGAGCGGCTCGCGACGTCGCTCAAGGCGGCGGAGTCGGACATCCTGTGGGAGGCGACGGCCGACCGGTGTCTCTCCTGCGGGCGCTGCAACCTGGTGTGCCCGACGTGCACCTGCTTCGACGTCAGCGATCGGGCGTCGCTGGGCGGCGGCGACGGGACGCGGACCCGCGCGTGGACCGGGTGCCAGGTGCCGGGCTTCTCGCGGGTGGCCGGCGGCCACGATTTCCGGCCGACGCGGGCGCAGCAGCTGCGCTACCGGATCTTCCGCAAGGGCAAGTACATGCCGGAGCGGTACGGGATCGTGGGCTGCACCGGCTGCGGGCGCTGCGCCACGCACTGCCCGACGCGCATCTCGATCCGGGACATCTTCGTGCAGGTGGGGAGAGCGCCCTGA